TTTTCTAAGTGAGGCAAATTTTGAACTTGTTTATCTTTTATTTGCATTGAGTGTGATACTTAAACGATTATACCAGAATACATAATATTCATCTCCTCTAAGGTAGCGAAGGTCGATATATTCCTCAAGAATATAAAAAGTTACAAGGGAAGATGTTTAAATATAAAATTTTCACTTCCTGCTTAAAAATGGGGGTGAAGAAAATTTATCTGTTGAAAAAAAACAATAAAATCAACGGTAAATTTATCCGAGAGCGTTGGGCTCAAATTAAAAGGAGGTATGAAGATGAAAAAGAACACAATAAATATCTTAACGGCGTTGATAGTAAGTCTGTTTTTTATTGGATTAACTACCACACCGTCAAATGCCACAGGGTGGCCAGATTTGAAAGTATCAAAGGTGAAAAGACCAGAAGGCGTAAATCAACCACTTCCACCACTTCCACCCGTGCCAACAAAGGTAGTGATGAGTGACCCAGATGGCGATTCACAATTATTGAATTTCAACAATCCCTCCGGGGCAGTTATTCCTGGCATTGGAACCCCCACTGTAGATGTTGTTCAACTTGAGGCAGGGATAGGAATAAGTATGGGAAGTCCTGCGGTAACAGTTCGACTCACATTTAACCAATGGACAAATATATCTACAGTTGTTGGATGTATTGGTCTTGATACAGACCAGAATCGGTACACAGGATGGCCTTTCTGGAAGTATCCTGAAATTGAGGTAGGGTTTGACTATATGATGAACCTCTTAAGTCTTCCTACTGTTTCGATTTACGATGTGAATGGGACCCTGATGGGACAACTAACCGCGGTTCTGGGAACACAGACCATTGAAGTTACTATCCCATTATGGATGCTTGGTGGTGATGATGGGATAATGGATTTAGAAATGGTATTGGGAATTTTGGATTTTCCAACAGATCTGGCGCCACCTCCAGATGCCTATGGTGCTCACTCAATACCAACTAATCCTGTGCTCAGAATGTTTAGTAACAAGGAAGTGTATACAACTGGTGATACACTGAATGCCAATGTTAAGGTACTTAATAACGGACCTACAATGACGGTTGATGTCCACATTTATGTCCAGGGATTTCATCCCTCTCCAGTATGGGGACAGGTGCCACTCATTGTCCTTAATAATGTAACTATTCCCACAGGATTTAATACGACCGTGCCGGTGATAAGTTACCCTATTACACCTACTTCACCAAAAGGTATTACAAAATTAGGGGCAAGAATCTGTGACCCAATCACAGGTGATATTTTGAGTGATGGTTCTAAGTTAATCGTTATCCCGTAGATGACGAATTCTCTCTCGTCTGTTCAGTGGTTATTTAAATAACCACTGAACAGCGGGATTAAAAATTCCCTTCAACTAACCCCTTAAATATCCCAAATTCTAATTGATATACCTTCAATAATTCCTCATCCGGAATAATACTCTCAGATATACCCATTTTTGCGTCAGTAAATCTATCCGCAAAGGATAAAACCAGTAAAGTTCCCGTTCCTACTTTAACGCTCACACCAATTGTCTGATTCTCCGGGGTAAAGAAAATAGGATTGCCACCTTCAATAATGGCTGAATTTACCTCTGATGGATAATACTTATTAAATGGTTGGGCATAGAGATGCGATGAGTAGATGGATTGATTAATCTTTACGCCAAAGGCAGAAAGAAGTGAATTAGCGGTAGAACTACCGTTAGACGGACTATCCAGAAGCAATATTTTCCCACCAGAATGGAGATAATCTTTAATCCGGGATATATCCTTTGATGTAAAGTTCTTTTTAGGTTTGATGATGACTACGACTTCAGGTTTTTCCTTTTTAATATCTTCGCAGACTATTGGAAAATACCCAAGTCGTAATACCCATTGATAAAACATCTCAAAACTGCAGTTGTTATCCTGAACAAACCCTTTAATTGGGAGATTAAGGTCAGAATGTTTTGACTCAAAACAAATCTGAATTGGTTTAGTGTGAGGTTTTGGTAATGGATAATTTAATTTATTGAGGAAGGTAAAACCGGCCATCCCTAAAGCGGTCATAAAGATTATCAGAGGCAAAGTTTGGATATTGAATTTAGAAATAAATAGTCCAAAGACGAATAATCCTATTCCTGAAATCAAGAATAAGTAGTTTAACCAGCCCAGAAAATTTTCTCTATTTAACCAATTTAGTGTGCCCAAGAGTAATTCAGGTTTGCCTGGAATAAATGCCGAGAAGTTGGAGAAGCAGGTTGAATCTGTAAATCCGACCACCCGACCCTTGCCATATTTTACCCCAATTGTTTGAATAAAAGTCCCAAAATCCATCTTCGTGCTATCTATAACCTGGGGATAAAAATTACTGCTTGAATAATCAATATCTAAAGACTTTAAGCCAGAAGATAAAATGACATTTTCTAAAGAATAATCTTTTGGCTCAACAGAACTGGAAGTGGCAAAGAGAAAACAAGGCATATTTTGAACGATAGGATGAGGTAGAAGTTTTGGAGGATAATATACTTGCTCGAATTTTTTCTCAATATCAAATAGGCAATCATACCGAAAATAAAAACCAAATCTTTTTGCTATTGGATTAAGATAACAAGAAGAGCCAAAGACATTGGTATGCTCTCCTAATAAAAATAACCCACCGCCAGCCTTAACAAATTCTACAATTGCCTCTATCTCCTTATCTAAAAACATAGATGTAGGAATCTTCAAAACCAGAATATCATAATTATTTAATAATTTAGATGTTATTGAACCAAAATTGCGGTCCACTTTATAATAATAACTCAAATAGTCTGCTATACAGTAATAATTATAACCTGATTCCTGTCCATACCAGGTTGTGTCGTATTTTCTGGTGGACTTTTCCCAATCGCTATGTGCCTCATCTATGAGAATTCTTCCTTGCCCGGGGATACCAGGGTCATGAAATCCAAAATAACCAATGATAAATAACATCCCCAGACTGATTAAAACTAATCCTTTTATTTTTAAGGGGTTAAATGGTGGAGGGGTTATTTTAAGCTTAAAAAACCGACATAATAAAAATAGATAAGGAATGAAGCTAAGTGTAATGATTGTTGGATTCCAAAAGAGAAAAACCTTATCTGCTTCCTCTTCATCAGGCACAAAATACTCCAGATAAAGAAATATCAATATCATTAAGATATACCTGAATATGAGGTAAAGCACGGTGGTGATGGTAAAAAGTCCGGTGGTTATCCAGAATCTTCTGGAGGTAGAAAAGAGCCGAAGTAATATTATCCCTCCAATTAAAAGATTTAAGGCAGGAAAAACGCCCAGTTTATCCCAGGTGGTAGGAAATTCATAGAGTTTCCGCATTGTCTCAATAAAAATAGTATCTTGACTTAAACTCACCGGCAGGGTGAAAAACTTTAGTATCTGGTAAAGGACAGGGGTGAAAACAGGACATTGCTGGCATTTAGCCGTAAAACACATATAAGGATGCCCAATAACACTCTGAATACTCAAAAGTAACCCCACTAACCATAAACTACAAACTAATGGCGCCAATCTGCGAAAAGGAAGTAGTAAGAAACTTAAACCTAAAACTGCTGGCCCTAAATTATAAGGGAAAGGCAATATAAGACAGGCAATTAATAATGGCAGGCAAAAAAAAGGGTAGCGTTTATCAATATTCTCAAGTTTTACCTGTCGCAAACCAAATAAAAGAGAAATAATGGCTAATCCAATTAAAATAAAAGTCCCAAAATAATTAGTTTTAATATAAAGGGATGAAGAGAAAAGCCAGCTTGTTGAAATTAAAATCATGCAAAACCAGATACCAAACATTTTTTTACCTCCACTGAACTGCCGTAACTATTCACCGCAGAGATGCGGAGACACAGAGAAAAAATTAAAATCTATTGGCTATACGCTTAATTCCATTTCTAATAGACCTGGACCTAATGTCTTATGTATTTCAATTGCTGCACCAATAATTTTTTCTGTTATCTGATTTATTTCCATGTTTTCTCTGTTCCTCTGCGTCTCTGCGGTGAATTACTATCTGAACGGTTACAATTTGAAAATGCTCTTATCATACCATTACCTCTCCAGCGGTAATTATTTCTGTCTCTCCATTTTCTAATTCCACTAAAAGTCTTCCTTGTTCATCAATTGACACCGCAGAGCCTTCTATTGATTTATCTGGTAATTGAACCGTTATGTGTCTGCCCACGATTGAGGATAACTGGTTGATTTCATTTAAAAAAGGAGCGAGATTTTGCACCTTCTTGAATTTAAGATAATCTTTTTCCATACCTTCCAATATCTTTGCTAAAATTTCTATTATCGGAATTTCTTTTCCCAATGCATCTTTAAGTGATGTTGCCTTTGATGGAAGTGTTTGAGAATCCACATTGACATTAATCCCTACCCCGACAATAATATATCTAACCGCAACTTCAACCGTTGAGCTTTCTGTCAATATTCCACCTACTTTTTTATTATTGAGATACAGGTCATTAGGCCATTTGATAAGGATATTAAGGTTAGTCATTTCTTTGATTGCCCGGGCAATACTCAAGGCAACTAAAATCGTCAATCCAGAAGCTTGATTTATGCTCCTTAAGGTTGGTGTGAGGACCAAAGAAAACCACAAACCTCCTTTTGGGGAGAGCCATGTTTTTGATGGTTGT
Above is a window of bacterium DNA encoding:
- a CDS encoding biotin--[acetyl-CoA-carboxylase] ligase, which encodes MWQAQEIKENLVSKIFGRQIHTFDEVGSTQDIAHSLAAFGAPEGTLVIAEIQTEGRGQPSKTWLSPKGGLWFSLVLTPTLRSINQASGLTILVALSIARAIKEMTNLNILIKWPNDLYLNNKKVGGILTESSTVEVAVRYIIVGVGINVNVDSQTLPSKATSLKDALGKEIPIIEILAKILEGMEKDYLKFKKVQNLAPFLNEINQLSSIVGRHITVQLPDKSIEGSAVSIDEQGRLLVELENGETEIITAGEVMV
- a CDS encoding GxxExxY protein, producing MEINQITEKIIGAAIEIHKTLGPGLLEMELSV